From Chryseobacterium camelliae:
TGCTGAAGCGATGCCACATCTTCCGGATTCAGCTGTCCATCAGGGTTTGGGGAGAGTCCAAGATCCAGGTTGGCTCCGCGGCCTACACTTTTGTAATAAAGATCCAGCAGTTCATCGGGTGTTTTGACGCGGCTGTTTTCACGGGCGTGGTAAAACCATCCCGGACGGAGGGAGACATCGCACTCCGCCGGCATCCAGTATTTTCCGTTCCGGGTGCCTTCGGTACCCAGTTCATATCGGGTGAAGCCGTTGGAAGGCTGCCTTCCTTGTTCCGGAGCCTGGGGTTCGTAGGTAGCCCAGCAGGTTTCGCCGGCATGGCCTTCTTCGTTGCCTACCCAGCGGACATCCGGACCCACATCGCCAAAAATCGCCGCTCCCGGCTGCATGCTCCGGATCATTGCCCAGGTGGTTTCCCAGCCGTAGTAGGATGAACGGTCTATTTTCCGGGTCTCCCGGCTGCCGCCGTAATATCCGTCTCCTCCGTTAGCACCGTCATGCCAGGAGATAAAGATTTTACCGTAGCTACTATACAGTTCTTTCAGCTGCCTGCGGTATATTTCAACATACTCCGGTGTGCCGTAATAAGGGCTGTTGCGGTCCCAGGGAGAGCAGTAGATGCCCAGTTTCATATCCAGCTGCTCACAGGCTTCCCGGTATTCCTGTACCATATCGCCCTTTCCGTTTTTCCACGGACTTTTACGGATGCTGTGTGCAGTAGTTTCCGTAGGCCACAGGCAGAGCCCGTCATGATGTTTGGCCACGACTATCACACCTTTGAACCCGCCGGCTTTAGCTGCTGCCACGATCTGGCGTGCATCAAACCGTGCAGGATTGATGAGTGCGGGGTCTTCATCTCCGTAGCCCCATTCACGGTCAGTGTACGTGTCTACGCCATAGTGTATGATGCAGTACATTTCCATTTCATGCCAGTCCAGCTGAGCTTGGGTAGGAAGGGCTCCGTAAGGCTGGGGAGCATTTTGTGCGGCACAGGGAAGGATACCTGCCATCAGTCCGCTCAGGAAGATCCACTTTTTCATTTACTTTCCGGTGTATTGTTCTGATCCAGGATGGCATGGTCGACGGTAGAAAGACGGGTGTGTCCGCTTTTCAGTTCATCGAAAACAATGACCTCGTTCTTACCTTTCCTAAGCCAGGAAGCCGGCACATAGATCGTCTGCTGCGGACCTATTTGCCAGTATTTTCCAAGGTTATGTCCGTTCAGGAATACAAATCCTTTTCCGAAATCCCGCATATCCAGGTACATATCTGCAGGCTGATTTAGGGTAAAAGTTCCTTTATACAGGCCAGGCTGCCCGTCTTTTTGCTCAGCTGTCCGGCTGAAAGAGAAGTTGTTTACAGTACTAAACGGGAAGCGGTACATTTTCCATCCTGAAATCTCCTGTCCGTCAACGGAAACGGATTCTGTGATGCCATGACGGTTATCTGCGAGGTATGGACCGTAATTGATGCGGCCGTTGTTTTCTACCCAAAGGTCCAGGGTGGCTCCTGAAGGGATGCCGGATAACGCTACTAAGTCCTGTTTCAGCCGCCGGTCCAGAGTGGTGATGTACTTTCCGTTAACATAGACCAGGGCATAATCTCTCAGCTCCCTGATTTTCAGCAATCCGCCTTTGCTAAGCGTTGTCCGGTAGAGTACGAAACCATACGCCTGTCCCAGATCCTCAAAAGACAGTGGTTTTGCTGATTGCTGCGGTTTAGGGAGCTGACTGAAAATATTGGCAAAACCGTCCAGTGGAATATCGGCGATCTTAACGGCAGGTTTCTTTGCCGGGACGTCCGGAATAGCCTGTCCTTTAGGAAGATGCTTCTCAATGACATTCCTGAAGGCAAAGAATTTTTCAGTCGGGTTTCCCGCTTCATCAAGGGGAGCATCATAATCATAGCTGGATACCTGCGGAGCATACGGATTTTGTGCATTCATATTGGCTCCGTTCATAAATCCGCGGGTGGTACCGCCGTGGAACATATACATATTCACGGAAATGCCGGCTGATAAAAGTGCATCGAGCGTCTTGGCAGATTGTTCTGCCGAAACATGCGCGTGCTTTTTACCCCAGTCATCAAACCATCCGGGATACCATTCCGCGACATAATACGGTCCTTTACCATTGTGGTACTGGTTGATGAGTGCTTTCACTTTTGCAGGGTCTTCCAGACCGTTGACTGCCGGCAGATAGCCGGGCAGGTAGCCTTTCGGCATCTGGTCTGCTCCGTCACAGGTAAACAAAATCCCGTCAAACCCGGCTTCTCTGAATATTTTCCGGTTCAGGTCGAGGTAATTTTTATCATCGCTGTAGGATCCGTATTCATTTTCAACCTGCACCATCAGAATATTGCCGCCATGGGTAACCTGAAGCGGAGCAAGCTGCTTTGCCAGAGCATTGATATATCGGGTATAAGCAGCCACAAACTTAGGATCGGTACTCCTTACTTTCATTTGCGGGTCTTTTAAAAGCCACCACGGATAACCCCCGAATTCCCATTCAGCACAGACATATGGACTGGGCCGAAGCACTACCCATAAACCCTCTTCCTGAGCGGTTTTCACAAATGCGGCAATATCATTGTTCCCGCTGAAATCATAAGTTCCCGGTACTTCTTCATGTACATTCCAGAACACATAGGTGCCTATTGTATTCAGTCCCATGGCTTTGGCCATTTTCATCCGGTCGCGCCAGGCTTCTCTTGGGATGCGGGCACAGTGCATTTCCCCGGAGATCATCTGTAAAGGCTTTCCGTCGAGTAAAAAGTCGGAATCGCCCAGGGTGAACGTGTGATGTGCCTGCTGGCTGTAGCAGGGTGTAATAATACAGCAAAAGAGGCTGCCGAGAATAAAAAGAAGTCTTTTCATAATGGGTTGTTGGGCTGTTGTCCAAGCCTGTATCAGAGGCCGGAATGCGTATGGCAAGATACTAATATTACCGAATCCGGAACAAATATGAAAACGGGATGTCAGATAAAGCAATAAAAGCTACCTGTACAGATGGTCATCCAGCCGGAATTTTTTACATTTAAACCTTAAAAATACTCAAATAATGACTGGAGAAAAAGAAGTGCTGCATTTCCTCCGTTCGCTGATGCCGTTTTCAGACCAGGGCTGGGACATCCTCAGGCCTGCACTTACGAGCCGTGAATTCAGGAAGAATGATTTCCTTCTGGAGCAAGGAGCGGTCTGCCGTTCCCTGTTTTTTGTAGTAAAAGGCTACTGCAAGACGTATTATGAGATCGAAGGTGAGGTTAAAAATACAGGTTTTTTCTTTGAGAATGAAATCGTAACGAACATCAACAGCTTCGGTTCCGGGCAGAAATCTGACTTCAACATCGTTGCCTGTGAAGACTTGTCAGCGGTTGTCTTTGACCGGGAAAAGCTGTTTGAGATTTCAAAACATTCGGCGGAGGTTGAAGCATTGGGAAGGAGCTGCATCCGGAGGTATGCGGTTCGGCAGGAAGAACTGCTGACCGTTTTTCAGCTGTATTCTGCTGAAGAAAGGCTGGAATACCTCGAGAAGAACAGGCCGGAACTTGTACAGCGGGTGCCGCTTTCCCAGCTGGCTTCATTTCTTGGAGTCCGAAGGGAAACTCTAAGCCGCATCAGGAGGCGCAGGGTTTCAAGGTGAAAATTATGTGACGATTGTCACAGGGCACTGTTTCTTAAAAGATCTTCCTTTGTACAAAAAAATAAGTCATTATGCAAAAATTAAGAAAGATCGACGAACACACCAATGTGATCACGTGGTTTGAAATCCCGGTATCAGACCTGGACCGGGCAAAAAGTTTTTATGAAACTATTTTAGACATCAAAATGGTCAGGAAAGGGGACGGTGAAGATGAAGGCATTTTCTTTCCTGCTGATCCTGATGTGGTTCAGGCTACTTCCGGAAGGGTAACCGGAGTGTTGGCCAAATCTGCCGGAAACCATCCTTCAGATCAGGGGACCATCATTTACCTGAATGCCAGCCCGAGTATTCAGGCCGTCCTGGACAGGGTAGTGCCGTCCGGAGGAAAGATTGCGGAACCGAAGCAGCTTTTCGGCCCCGTAGGATTGATTGCTGTGATCATTGACAGTGAGGGCAATAGGATCGGTCTGCATTCGGAATCATGACGTAAAGGGCATTTAGGCTGCTGCCTGCATAGGGAATGATGTGGTTTGAGTTGGTATGTTTATATTTGAAAATTGTTTCAATGTTTATTTCGGATAGAATATTGTAAAAACATTTCCGGAAAGTAATTGAGCTGCACTTTACAATAAAAACATACCACAATGATACACCGATTCAGACTCACCGTTCTGTTTGCCTTTATGATCTGCTGCCAGGCTTTTGCCCAGACTACAGATAACCTGAAAGAAAGAATACAGCAGATTATTTCATCAAAGAATGCTGAAGTAGGCGTTGCCATTAAAAGCCAGGACGGCAGGGATACCTTATCCATTAACGGCGACAGGCATTTTCCGCTGCAAAGCGTGTTTAAGTTCCATATTGCATTAGCGGTCCTTTCACAAGTTGACCAGGGTAAATTCAGCCTCAACCAGAAAATAAAGATAGGGAAGAAGGATTTATTACCGGATCTGTACAGCCCGATCCGAGATCAGTATCCTAACGGGGTAACGCTCCCATTGTCTAAAATACTGGAATATACAGTTTCACAAAGCGACAATGTGGGCTGTGAACTTTTGCTGAAAATGATCGGCGGCCCGGAAGTAGTAGAAAAGTACTGTAAGGACAGCGGAGTGAAAGATATTTCCATTAAAATCAATGAAGAAACCCAACAGGCCAACTGGGACCTCCAATTCCTGAACTGGACTACCCCGAAAGCAGGCAACGAAATCCTGGAACTTTTCTATGCCAATCCCAACAAACTGCTCTCGAAGAAGAGTTACGATTTCATCTGGAAGGTGATGCGGGAAACTGAAACGGGAGAGAACAGGCTCCGGGGACAGCTGCCTAAGAAAACAGTGGTGGCACATAAGACAGGGTCTTCAGGCTCCAATAAAGAGGGCATTACTGCTGCTGTTAATGATATGGGAATTGTCTTTCTGCCTAACGGAAAGCATTATTTCATTACTGTTTTTGTCACAAAGTCCACGGAAAATGCAGAAACGAACGAGAAAATCATCGCCGATATCTCAAAGGCAGCCTGGGATTATTTCAACAGAAAGAAATAGTATCATGCGTATAAAATAGTCAGTCAGCAACTTTAAACAGTTACTTACACGGCATTTATAAAAGAATATAGCATACCTGAAATGAAGGTATGCTAATTTTTTTATGTACTTCAAACCGCCGGCTGCGGGATCCTCATTCCTTTCTCCACATGGAAAGTCAGGAGGATTATTATTTTCATCAACAAAGATGAGGCATCCATTACAGCAGATGGCATAAGCATTACGGCCAGCTATAGCAGAAACATGGGCTCCGTGCCTGTTGGTTATATTTTCAGTTCTTTCCTGTTGAGTAGGATTGCATTTCTCTCTTAACATCCGCTTACAACAATTTACATTCATACAGAAAATATAGGCATCTGCATCCAGTCTGAGGCATTCTGCATCTTCCATCTATTTGGTATTGTCAATAAGAGCAATTTTGCTCAAAAAAATAATGGAGCGAGAAAAATTTTACGGGCTGGACCACCTGAGAGCTGTTGCCATTCTGCTGGTGCTGTTGTATCATTACCGAATGTTTGAACATCCGGCGTGGATTGATACCATTGGCTGGGTTGGCTGGACCGGCGTGGATCTGTTTTTTGTGCTGAGCGGCTTCCTGATCTCCAGCCAGTTGTTCGGGGAAATCAGCCAATACGGTACTATCCGGCTGAAAAGTTTTTTTACCAAACGGTTTTTCAGGATCATTCCGCCATACGCGTTAACGTTGTTGCTGTATTTCTGCTTTCCCGCATTCCGGGAAAGGGAAGCGCTTCCGCCGTTGTGGAAATTCCTTTCCTTTACGCAGAACTATGGATTGAATGTGATTGACAACGGGACATTTTCGCACGCCTGGTCATTGTGCATCGAGGAACAGTTTTACCTGGTGCTTCCGTTGTCGTTATTGCTTTTGGTGCGGCTCAAGGCGATGAAATATGTGAAGTCCGCCATTCTTTTCCTGCTTATTCTCACTATGCTGTTAAGGTTTTTTTTCTGGGCGCATGCTGTCCTTCCGCTCCGGGAAACGCCTGAATTCTGGAAAGCGTGGTATATGAAGATCTATTATCCCACCTATACTCGCCTGGACGGATTGGCCATCGGCGTGCTGATGGGATATTGGTATCAATTTTCATCCAGGTTTAAAGCTATCATCCATACAAATGGAAATCTCCTGACTGTTGCAGGAGTTCTGGCCATTGTTTTTTCCTTGTGGTTCTGTAAAGACCAGTATTCCGCACAGGCTTCGGTTTTCGGGTTTACTCTGGTGGCAGCCAGTTACGGGCTCCTGGTAGCGGGAGCGCTTTCAAGGTCTTCGTTCCTCGGCCGGAATCCCAATATGATCACATCGCAACTGGCTGTCCTGTCCTATGCCATTTATCTGTCCCACAAAGGAATCATCCATCTGGTACAGCGCTTTCTGGATCAGTATAACATCCCGGTTTCAGATACTATCGTATTGCTCCTTTGCCTGATCAGCTGTGTCATGGTTGGGCTGCTGTACCGGTATACCATCGAAAAGCCGTCTGCTCAGATCAAAAATAAAATCCTTAATAAATACCATTTATGAAAAACATTCATCTGCTCATCTTCATGCTGCTGTCCGGTTTTGCGACGGCTCAGAACTACACCACAGAAAAAAAGGAAATCGAAACCGTTGTCCGGCAGGTTAAAGAAAGCATCATCAGGAAAGATTCGGCAACATTTTACAGCCTGTTCCATGAAAATCCAGTGGTATGGATCGGTATGGTTAAAAACAGATCGCAGGCAAAACGTCTGGAAGTGAATCCTTTGAACATTAAAAATGACTTTAAAGATACGTATGAAAACTTCTTCCGCTATGTTTTGAAACCGGGAAAGAAGGAAGAAGAATTCAGGAATATCCGCATCATCAACGATGATGTTGTGGCAAGCGTAACTTTCGATTATACCTTTCGTGAAGGCCAGACCGTCACCAATTGGGGCTGTGAATCCTGGCACCTGATCAAAGCAGCAGGAAAATGGAAAATTGTGAGTGTTATTTATTCTATAGAAAACGCAAAATTTTTCCCGGAACCTGAGTAAATCTGCGCCATCCGCGAGCGGAAAAATAAAAATAAAATGATCTACAGGCATTCAAACCTCATAGTTTTTCAAAATCTATGAGGTTTAACCCTATAAAAGTCAAATACCGGATACACATTTCATCAGAAAACTCCATCATTTGCTTTATCAGCCTCCTTTGTCCAGGATGTAAATAAAGAAAATCTGTGAGACCTGTGCCATCTGCGAACTATAAAAAAAATACAGCAATTATTTTTCAGGTTTGGGTTTTCTGGATTGATTTACATTATTTTCCCAAGTCAGAGACCGCGAATATTTTTTCATTGAAATATGAAGGTATGGCATTAAGCTGATATATTGAAACTGCCTTACGGATTTCCGTATGGTTGTGAAAAAAGACCAGAATATATTTGTTGCACAAAATAGATACATTATGGTAAATTACACTGAGGAGGATTTGCTCCACCACGATTACATTAACACCACAACTAATGCAGATAACCCGGATTACATCGCTATTCGTGATCGGGAACGTGTCAGCAAAAGAGAACGCTATGAAGTGGTTTATTTTTGCGATGCATTTGTAAAAAAATACGACGTTCCCAAAACTAAGGAAAGTTTTCAAAAAGTGGAAAAATTGATCAGGCTTCCGCAAGCCAGTGCTATAGTGATGCGGGATAAGCTCAATGCATTTGTAGCAGAAAACTGGAATAAGGGCCTGGTTTAAAACAGACAATGTAATGCAGGCAAATATCTTCTGCAAAAATCAGTTTGCTTAGGGTGTTGTGTTATTTCTAAACCTAACGGGTTTTGGAAACCCGTTAGGTTTTTTTACTGCCAATAAGCCTATAAAAATGAAATAATGAGTACACATTTCAAAATGATCTGACAGGCATTCAAACCTCATAGGTTTTCAAAACCTATGAGGTTTTCCCATCGCAGCAAAATTTAAGACGACAACAGAGGTAGGTGCAGGATAAAAATGATGATGAAAACATCTGTTCTTTCCTCTCTAAACCTTCAAGGTTTCCCAATTAGAGATCATCTATTTCTAAACCTAACGGGTTTTGGAAACCCGTTAGGTTTTTTTTACTGCAAATAAGCCTATAAAAATGAAATACTGAGTACACATTTCATTAGAAAAATTCCACCCTTTACTTTATCAATCTCCTCTGTCCGGGATATAAATAAAAAATCTGCGCAATCTGCACCATCAGCGAGCAAAAATAAAATGATCTGACAGGTATTCAAACCTCATAGGTTTTCAAAACCTATGAGGTTTTTCTCACTGCAACACAAGCCTGTACAGATAAAATGAAAGACAATCTCCATCTACCAAACCTTCACCTTTCGCATTCTTCACCTTCTTCACCCTCTTTACTTTCTAAAAAAGCCTTCCTCCGTTCCAGAATGATAAACCCGGCATCCAGCATCTTCATCAGATGGATATAAGGACCCACCATATTCTTTTCCGGTCCGCAGCGGTAGGCGCCGAGGGAAAAGTAGACCATCCCGCCCAGGAAATAATCAAATTCCTTGACTCTATAATCGATGAAAGCGGAATGAAAAACCAGCAGGGGATTTTGGTATTCTGCATCGGAAAGAAAGCCCTGCATGAGTGGGGATGAGATTTCAGCTGAATTGCTGAGCATCCATTTTTTGGCTTTCATCCGAAGAAAATACCCGGCACGGATGAATGATCGCATCGATTGGTGGAAATGGACCATCACGGAAAGGTCTTCATTGATCCAGTCTCTTTTCTGCACGGCATACTGCATGATGGTGTTCAAAAGGTCTTTGGCTGTGTTGAGGTCAACAGATTGAAAGAAATGTTCCATCATTTTCAGGCTGGAATGCTTTTTAGGGCTTGGTTTAAGCCGGGATTGTAAATCTGTGGTTTCTTTTTTCATACTATGTTTTTTTGTGTTGATGAGGTTCCGGTTGTGCATAGGAATTCCCGGAACGGTTTGTTTTTATGAACTGTTCTTTTGTAACGGCAAACTTAAAAACAAGTTATTGATGTTTTAAAAAAGCTTTCCTGATGCCCATTGGCGGAGAAAAGAACCGGGTAACCAAAGGATCAAAAACAGTGGCCTCCGGGCACCGGAAAGCAGACATACACGGCTGCAAGCCGGTACATCCTAAAAAACACACTTAACACTTATATAACACTTTATCGTTGAGAAGGATTGGCTTAGAACATTTGTAGATACAGCGGACTGCATGAAATAAAAACGGCGTGGAGTTCTACAATATCTAACTTGAGGTACTGGTATACCCTGGAACAAATAAGAGAACTCACGCCTAGGTCGTGAGCTTCCTGCTTATCGTCTCGTTCCTTTTAAATTACCAGTTTTCAAGTTGAGATTCTAAGCAATAGCTTCTAATAATCGTTGAAGTATCGCAAAATTACATCTTTGGATGTAATACATTTACAAATATAAGAAAAAATCTGAGATATGGTAATATATTACCATGAAATATTTTGATGAAATTACAAAATTGCTGTTAATTATAAATTAATGGATAGCAAAGACGTTTTAAAATTGTATATGCAGTGTTTTTCTGAACATCTCAGAGAGATAAGAAAGGAAAAATATAATTCTATGGATGCTGTTGCACAAAATTCAGTTTTTGATTCCAGTAATTATAATAAATATGAAAACGGTAAGGGAAATCCTACTATTGAAACCATACTTAAAATGGCTTCAGCATT
This genomic window contains:
- a CDS encoding glycoside hydrolase family 35 protein, producing the protein MKRLLFILGSLFCCIITPCYSQQAHHTFTLGDSDFLLDGKPLQMISGEMHCARIPREAWRDRMKMAKAMGLNTIGTYVFWNVHEEVPGTYDFSGNNDIAAFVKTAQEEGLWVVLRPSPYVCAEWEFGGYPWWLLKDPQMKVRSTDPKFVAAYTRYINALAKQLAPLQVTHGGNILMVQVENEYGSYSDDKNYLDLNRKIFREAGFDGILFTCDGADQMPKGYLPGYLPAVNGLEDPAKVKALINQYHNGKGPYYVAEWYPGWFDDWGKKHAHVSAEQSAKTLDALLSAGISVNMYMFHGGTTRGFMNGANMNAQNPYAPQVSSYDYDAPLDEAGNPTEKFFAFRNVIEKHLPKGQAIPDVPAKKPAVKIADIPLDGFANIFSQLPKPQQSAKPLSFEDLGQAYGFVLYRTTLSKGGLLKIRELRDYALVYVNGKYITTLDRRLKQDLVALSGIPSGATLDLWVENNGRINYGPYLADNRHGITESVSVDGQEISGWKMYRFPFSTVNNFSFSRTAEQKDGQPGLYKGTFTLNQPADMYLDMRDFGKGFVFLNGHNLGKYWQIGPQQTIYVPASWLRKGKNEVIVFDELKSGHTRLSTVDHAILDQNNTPESK
- a CDS encoding Crp/Fnr family transcriptional regulator; the protein is MTGEKEVLHFLRSLMPFSDQGWDILRPALTSREFRKNDFLLEQGAVCRSLFFVVKGYCKTYYEIEGEVKNTGFFFENEIVTNINSFGSGQKSDFNIVACEDLSAVVFDREKLFEISKHSAEVEALGRSCIRRYAVRQEELLTVFQLYSAEERLEYLEKNRPELVQRVPLSQLASFLGVRRETLSRIRRRRVSR
- a CDS encoding VOC family protein, yielding MQKLRKIDEHTNVITWFEIPVSDLDRAKSFYETILDIKMVRKGDGEDEGIFFPADPDVVQATSGRVTGVLAKSAGNHPSDQGTIIYLNASPSIQAVLDRVVPSGGKIAEPKQLFGPVGLIAVIIDSEGNRIGLHSES
- the bla gene encoding class A beta-lactamase, subclass A2, which translates into the protein MIHRFRLTVLFAFMICCQAFAQTTDNLKERIQQIISSKNAEVGVAIKSQDGRDTLSINGDRHFPLQSVFKFHIALAVLSQVDQGKFSLNQKIKIGKKDLLPDLYSPIRDQYPNGVTLPLSKILEYTVSQSDNVGCELLLKMIGGPEVVEKYCKDSGVKDISIKINEETQQANWDLQFLNWTTPKAGNEILELFYANPNKLLSKKSYDFIWKVMRETETGENRLRGQLPKKTVVAHKTGSSGSNKEGITAAVNDMGIVFLPNGKHYFITVFVTKSTENAETNEKIIADISKAAWDYFNRKK
- a CDS encoding acyltransferase family protein, whose protein sequence is MEREKFYGLDHLRAVAILLVLLYHYRMFEHPAWIDTIGWVGWTGVDLFFVLSGFLISSQLFGEISQYGTIRLKSFFTKRFFRIIPPYALTLLLYFCFPAFREREALPPLWKFLSFTQNYGLNVIDNGTFSHAWSLCIEEQFYLVLPLSLLLLVRLKAMKYVKSAILFLLILTMLLRFFFWAHAVLPLRETPEFWKAWYMKIYYPTYTRLDGLAIGVLMGYWYQFSSRFKAIIHTNGNLLTVAGVLAIVFSLWFCKDQYSAQASVFGFTLVAASYGLLVAGALSRSSFLGRNPNMITSQLAVLSYAIYLSHKGIIHLVQRFLDQYNIPVSDTIVLLLCLISCVMVGLLYRYTIEKPSAQIKNKILNKYHL
- a CDS encoding YybH family protein: MKNIHLLIFMLLSGFATAQNYTTEKKEIETVVRQVKESIIRKDSATFYSLFHENPVVWIGMVKNRSQAKRLEVNPLNIKNDFKDTYENFFRYVLKPGKKEEEFRNIRIINDDVVASVTFDYTFREGQTVTNWGCESWHLIKAAGKWKIVSVIYSIENAKFFPEPE
- a CDS encoding helix-turn-helix domain-containing protein yields the protein MDSKDVLKLYMQCFSEHLREIRKEKYNSMDAVAQNSVFDSSNYNKYENGKGNPTIETILKMASAFKIPPKELFDFEFDIEKYKIEE